The following are encoded in a window of Epilithonimonas zeae genomic DNA:
- a CDS encoding RNA-binding S4 domain-containing protein has product MRIDKFLWSVRFYKTRTIAADEIKKNRVSIGENVVKSSKEVKNGDIIKIRKNQIDYKIKVIDIPKSRVGAKLVSIYVIDMTEKDQYEILAMRKSSQDYYRQKGIGRPTKKDRRDMDDYSAGDSTEDMDNDDWDVFFNENKDDED; this is encoded by the coding sequence ATGAGAATAGATAAATTTTTATGGAGTGTAAGATTTTATAAGACCAGAACCATTGCAGCAGATGAAATAAAAAAAAATAGAGTAAGCATAGGAGAAAATGTTGTAAAATCTTCTAAAGAAGTGAAAAATGGAGATATTATAAAAATCAGAAAAAATCAAATCGATTATAAAATCAAAGTTATAGATATACCGAAGAGCAGAGTAGGAGCCAAATTAGTTTCTATCTATGTAATTGATATGACGGAGAAAGACCAATATGAAATCTTGGCAATGAGAAAATCTTCACAAGATTATTACAGACAAAAAGGTATCGGTCGACCGACCAAAAAGGACAGAAGAGATATGGACGACTATTCTGCAGGTGATTCTACTGAAGATATGGATAATGATGATTGGGATGTATTTTTCAATGAGAATAAAGACGATGAAGATTAA
- the mtaB gene encoding tRNA (N(6)-L-threonylcarbamoyladenosine(37)-C(2))-methylthiotransferase MtaB, protein MSNVISQPKTVAFHTLGCKLNFAETSTIARTLTDAGYQKVNFDEPAKVYIINTCSVTENADKECKLHVKRAAKANPEGLVAIIGCYAQLKPEEISSIAGVDLVLGAKEKFNILSYLDDLEKSESYAQIHSCEIDEADFFVGSYSIGDRTRAFLKVQDGCDYKCTYCTIPLARGISRSDTIDNVVANAKEIAARDIKEIVLTGVNIGDYGKGEFGNKKHEHTFLDLISELDKVEGIERIRISSIEPNLLKDESIELVSKSRSFVPHFHIPLQSGSDELLKKMKRRYLTKLYNNRVNKIREVMPDAAIGVDVIVGFPGETEELFMETYNFLNDLPISYLHVFTYSERENTEAADMQGAVPIPERKRRNKMLRILSEKKKMEFYRNQLGKKLPVLWEHENKNGMMYGFTENYVRVSKPFDEKSINQIEMIVLDKITEEGNISIKETQFEDFLAKI, encoded by the coding sequence ATGTCGAATGTCATTTCTCAACCGAAAACCGTTGCGTTTCACACACTTGGCTGCAAACTGAATTTTGCAGAAACGTCCACTATTGCCCGAACTTTAACAGATGCTGGCTATCAGAAGGTCAATTTTGATGAACCTGCAAAAGTTTATATTATCAACACTTGTTCTGTTACAGAAAATGCAGACAAAGAATGTAAACTTCACGTCAAGCGCGCTGCGAAAGCTAATCCGGAAGGTTTGGTCGCAATTATTGGTTGTTATGCTCAGTTGAAACCGGAAGAAATTTCGTCTATTGCTGGAGTTGATTTGGTTTTAGGAGCTAAGGAAAAATTCAATATTCTGAGTTATCTGGATGATTTGGAAAAGTCTGAAAGTTATGCTCAGATTCATTCTTGTGAGATTGATGAAGCCGATTTCTTCGTTGGTTCCTATTCTATTGGTGACAGAACCAGAGCTTTTTTGAAAGTTCAGGATGGCTGTGATTACAAATGTACTTATTGCACAATTCCTTTAGCCAGAGGGATTTCACGTTCTGACACTATTGATAATGTGGTTGCCAATGCGAAGGAAATTGCGGCGAGAGATATTAAAGAAATTGTTTTGACCGGCGTTAATATCGGTGATTACGGAAAAGGAGAATTCGGGAATAAAAAACATGAACATACTTTTCTCGATTTGATTTCCGAATTAGATAAAGTTGAAGGTATTGAAAGAATCAGAATTTCTTCCATCGAGCCCAATCTTTTGAAAGACGAAAGTATCGAATTGGTTTCCAAAAGCAGAAGTTTTGTGCCACATTTTCATATTCCGCTTCAATCCGGAAGTGATGAATTGTTGAAGAAGATGAAGCGTCGCTATTTAACGAAGTTATATAATAACAGAGTTAATAAAATCCGAGAAGTAATGCCGGATGCAGCGATTGGTGTTGATGTAATTGTCGGATTTCCTGGCGAAACGGAAGAGTTATTTATGGAAACTTATAATTTCTTAAATGATTTGCCAATCAGTTATCTCCATGTTTTTACTTATTCTGAAAGAGAAAATACCGAAGCTGCCGATATGCAAGGCGCGGTTCCAATTCCAGAAAGAAAAAGACGTAACAAAATGCTGAGAATCCTTTCCGAAAAAAAGAAAATGGAATTCTACAGAAATCAATTAGGGAAAAAACTTCCAGTTCTTTGGGAACACGAGAATAAGAACGGAATGATGTATGGCTTTACTGAAAATTATGTCAGAGTTTCAAAACCATTTGATGAAAAATCAATCAATCAAATAGAAATGATTGTCTTAGATAAAATTACTGAAGAAGGTAATATTTCTATTAAAGAAACTCAGTTTGAAGATTTTTTAGCTAAGATTTAA
- a CDS encoding DUF6496 domain-containing protein, with product MATKKYSDKAQDKVGKVMKEFKEGKLKSGSGDKVTSRKQAIAIGISEAKEEGLKVPKQKKSK from the coding sequence ATGGCAACTAAAAAATATTCAGACAAAGCTCAGGACAAAGTTGGAAAAGTAATGAAAGAATTCAAAGAAGGAAAACTAAAGTCAGGTTCAGGTGACAAAGTCACAAGCAGAAAGCAAGCCATTGCAATCGGAATCTCCGAAGCAAAAGAAGAGGGATTGAAAGTCCCAAAACAGAAAAAATCTAAATAA
- a CDS encoding trypsin-like peptidase domain-containing protein: MKNTLKKLMPFALTGVISGATVFGASQYFSHENNGEDFSYFTTASKKSAFVGMGTAVGDDFVKASKATVPAVVTIKNYQDRATQRPQESDMFDFFFGPGNSPFGGGQQRQQQQPPKNMPSGLGSGVIISPDGYIISNNHVVAGANKLEVVLSNKKSYIATLIGTDPNTDISLLKIEEKGLPYLNFANSDLTEVGQWVLAVGNPLGLNSTVTAGIISAKGRSIDILSQQSRTPIESFIQTDAAINPGNSGGALVNVNGDLIGINTAIQSKTGYYEGYGFAVPSNLARKIVEDIKKFGLVQRGFLGVGSLDLSNEMQVAAYNQREKKNLKAGDGIYVTEITKKSGAEDAGIQVGDIITKIDNTDISGFSDLSLAIGSRRPGDKVNVTYSRNGKINNVSVTLKDQKGGTSSRSKDDLTVTEKIGSEFEPLSERVKTDYGLESGVIAKNVLEGSEMDKIGVVDNYIVMEINGKPVNSQKDVEKILNGYKGNVQVKYVDAYGRITTRGFKLQ; the protein is encoded by the coding sequence ATGAAGAATACATTAAAAAAACTAATGCCTTTTGCATTGACCGGAGTTATATCTGGTGCAACGGTTTTCGGAGCTAGTCAATACTTCAGCCACGAAAATAATGGAGAAGATTTCTCATATTTCACTACAGCTTCCAAAAAATCTGCATTCGTAGGAATGGGGACAGCAGTTGGAGACGACTTCGTAAAAGCTTCTAAAGCTACGGTTCCGGCTGTGGTAACTATCAAAAATTATCAGGACAGAGCTACTCAAAGACCACAAGAATCTGATATGTTCGATTTCTTTTTTGGTCCAGGCAATAGTCCTTTTGGCGGCGGTCAGCAAAGACAACAACAGCAACCTCCTAAAAATATGCCTTCTGGTTTAGGTTCTGGAGTTATTATTTCGCCGGACGGTTACATTATCTCCAATAATCACGTGGTTGCCGGAGCAAATAAACTGGAAGTTGTTTTGAGTAATAAAAAATCTTACATCGCAACTTTAATCGGAACTGACCCGAATACAGATATCTCTCTTCTTAAAATAGAAGAAAAAGGTTTGCCTTATTTAAATTTCGCTAACTCAGATTTGACAGAAGTTGGACAATGGGTTTTGGCAGTTGGTAATCCTCTTGGCCTAAATTCTACTGTAACGGCGGGAATTATTTCTGCGAAAGGTAGAAGTATTGATATCCTTAGTCAACAATCCAGAACCCCGATTGAAAGTTTCATTCAGACAGATGCAGCGATTAACCCTGGGAACAGTGGTGGTGCATTGGTAAATGTGAATGGAGATTTGATTGGAATCAATACCGCAATTCAATCTAAAACCGGATATTACGAAGGTTATGGATTCGCAGTACCATCCAACTTAGCAAGAAAAATTGTTGAAGATATCAAGAAGTTTGGATTGGTACAGAGAGGTTTCCTTGGTGTAGGAAGTCTTGATTTGTCCAATGAAATGCAAGTGGCGGCTTATAACCAAAGAGAAAAGAAAAATCTGAAAGCTGGCGACGGAATCTACGTTACAGAAATCACGAAAAAAAGTGGTGCTGAGGATGCTGGAATCCAAGTTGGTGATATTATTACAAAAATTGATAACACGGATATTTCCGGATTCTCTGACCTTTCTTTAGCTATTGGAAGCAGAAGACCTGGCGATAAAGTGAATGTAACTTACTCCAGAAATGGTAAAATAAACAACGTAAGTGTAACACTGAAAGACCAAAAAGGTGGAACCTCTTCCAGAAGCAAAGACGATTTGACCGTGACTGAAAAAATCGGTTCTGAGTTTGAACCTCTTAGCGAAAGAGTAAAAACAGATTACGGATTGGAAAGCGGTGTAATTGCAAAGAATGTTCTTGAAGGTAGTGAGATGGACAAAATTGGTGTAGTAGACAACTACATCGTGATGGAAATCAATGGAAAACCAGTGAACTCTCAAAAAGATGTTGAAAAAATCTTGAACGGCTACAAAGGAAATGTTCAGGTGAAATATGTAGATGCTTACGGTAGAATCACGACAAGAGGTTTTAAATTACAGTAA
- a CDS encoding LytR/AlgR family response regulator transcription factor: MKKLKCIIIEDQEVDRLLLQHLINQNDNLELVAYFNNAESALNHLSSDIDVLFLDIDLPGMNGIEFRKKNVNIPACIFISSHPEYAIETFEIDTLDFISKPLKKDRFDYSIHKLIDFFSMKEKSEYFDILSGSQFLKIKEGHNTIQIKISDIIYLEALKDYTRLITLQKKHCVLSSIGQILKENHFSNFIRIHKSYAVPKHLITKKNSYEVVINSNINLPIGRAYKENLSFFDS, encoded by the coding sequence ATGAAAAAATTGAAATGCATCATCATAGAAGATCAAGAAGTCGACAGACTTCTTCTCCAGCATTTGATTAATCAAAATGATAATCTTGAATTGGTCGCTTATTTCAATAATGCGGAATCAGCACTTAATCATTTGAGTTCTGATATAGATGTTTTGTTTCTGGACATTGATTTGCCAGGAATGAATGGAATAGAATTCAGGAAAAAGAATGTAAATATCCCTGCATGTATTTTTATAAGCTCACATCCGGAATATGCGATAGAAACATTTGAAATTGATACATTAGATTTTATCTCAAAGCCTTTGAAAAAGGATCGTTTTGATTATTCCATTCATAAACTGATAGATTTTTTCAGTATGAAAGAAAAGTCTGAATATTTTGACATTCTCTCTGGCTCTCAATTTCTAAAAATAAAAGAAGGTCATAATACTATACAAATAAAAATCTCCGATATTATTTATCTGGAAGCTCTGAAAGATTACACAAGACTGATTACTTTGCAAAAAAAACATTGTGTTTTATCATCAATTGGTCAAATCCTGAAAGAAAATCATTTCTCAAATTTTATCAGAATCCATAAAAGTTATGCAGTTCCAAAGCATCTTATTACTAAAAAAAACAGCTATGAAGTGGTGATCAATAGTAATATCAATTTGCCAATTGGCAGAGCTTACAAAGAAAACTTAAGCTTTTTTGATTCTTAA
- a CDS encoding tetratricopeptide repeat-containing sensor histidine kinase produces the protein MRKLYVFLMLNSILFLFSQKRPNLLQYKTTGEKIKVWDSYCNSLTETEKYPLLIKEAEIGIVLAKNHRKYLSKFYFYKGYGYEYTNNQYEKATVFFEKSLMLSKGKYLEQEVLALMRLNYMYYSIKEYKKGEELINYVKEIVDTVKVKSSKATLLGSIGEYYLDRSEFENFINYKLKAIDYLLLDKSKKETSNNIGISYLQIADAYNDMKQFEKAVEYANYAVPYLKRSDGIAFLYNTYIEAYTNLGNIDLAKKYYLELYQLGQNNQMLFLNISYANRNMSEFYLEKNRLELADDYADKALHFAEKSNDEEILMEANAIKGKVLVGQKKYPEAIKTLNKALNFAYIYDKRFFAEINKKLSESYASQKKWDKAYQYYKAYNQTNDSLLIESGKQSLANAEAQFQNKSKQQEIKFLVNENTIHELTIKNSKKQRIYLISGLVAIAIIGGLLYYQSRNRKKINRKLMILNAELDKANKTKMQFFGILNHDLRSPIISLINFLHLQKEAPEMLDEETKNRLELQTTTATEQLLEQMEDLLLWSKGQMENFVPSFNNYKIEEIFSEVKKEFVWVNDIQISFNYSENMSVFTDKEYMKTILRNLINNSIKVLQGKSEAQIVCKAWEESNESFIEISDNGGGANIEKFRALYDDHTSIGIKKGLGLHVIRDLCKSINCNIEVKSNQIIGETQIILRIKKA, from the coding sequence ATGAGGAAACTATATGTTTTTCTTATGCTGAATTCTATCTTGTTTCTATTCTCACAGAAGCGACCTAATCTTTTGCAATACAAAACGACAGGAGAAAAAATCAAAGTCTGGGATTCATATTGTAATTCATTAACAGAGACAGAAAAATATCCTTTATTAATCAAAGAAGCGGAGATTGGAATTGTGCTTGCCAAAAATCATCGTAAGTACTTATCAAAATTCTATTTCTACAAAGGCTACGGTTACGAATACACTAACAATCAATACGAGAAAGCAACCGTTTTTTTTGAAAAATCTTTAATGCTTTCAAAAGGTAAATATCTGGAACAGGAGGTTCTAGCTTTGATGAGGCTCAATTATATGTATTATTCTATTAAAGAGTACAAGAAAGGAGAGGAACTCATTAATTATGTCAAAGAAATTGTTGATACTGTCAAAGTCAAAAGCTCGAAAGCAACCTTGTTAGGAAGTATTGGTGAATATTATCTTGACAGATCTGAATTTGAAAATTTTATTAATTATAAGTTAAAAGCTATTGATTATTTGTTGTTGGATAAAAGTAAAAAGGAGACCAGTAACAACATCGGGATTTCTTATCTTCAGATTGCAGATGCTTATAATGATATGAAACAATTTGAAAAAGCAGTAGAATATGCCAACTATGCTGTTCCATATCTCAAAAGGTCAGATGGGATTGCATTTTTGTATAATACCTATATAGAGGCTTATACCAATTTGGGAAATATAGATTTGGCCAAAAAATATTATCTGGAACTCTACCAACTAGGACAGAATAACCAAATGCTTTTTTTGAATATAAGTTATGCGAACCGAAATATGTCTGAGTTTTATTTGGAGAAAAACAGATTGGAGCTGGCAGATGATTATGCTGATAAAGCATTGCATTTTGCGGAGAAATCAAACGATGAAGAAATCTTGATGGAAGCCAATGCCATCAAAGGAAAAGTGCTTGTAGGACAAAAAAAATATCCGGAAGCCATCAAAACACTCAATAAAGCTCTGAATTTTGCCTATATCTATGATAAACGATTTTTTGCTGAAATCAATAAAAAGTTATCCGAAAGCTATGCTTCCCAAAAAAAATGGGACAAAGCGTATCAATATTACAAAGCTTACAATCAAACCAATGATTCTCTTCTCATAGAATCGGGGAAACAAAGTCTTGCCAATGCAGAAGCCCAATTTCAAAATAAAAGTAAACAGCAGGAAATAAAATTTTTGGTCAATGAAAATACCATTCACGAACTGACAATTAAAAACTCGAAAAAACAACGGATTTATTTGATCTCGGGCTTAGTTGCCATAGCGATTATTGGAGGTTTGCTCTATTACCAAAGTCGTAATAGAAAAAAAATCAACCGAAAATTGATGATTTTGAATGCGGAACTCGACAAAGCCAACAAAACCAAAATGCAGTTTTTTGGAATCCTGAATCACGACCTAAGAAGTCCGATTATTTCGTTAATCAATTTTCTACATCTCCAAAAAGAGGCACCAGAAATGTTGGATGAGGAAACTAAAAACCGCCTCGAATTACAAACAACAACAGCAACAGAACAGCTTTTGGAGCAGATGGAAGATCTCCTGCTCTGGAGCAAAGGACAGATGGAAAATTTCGTTCCATCGTTCAATAATTATAAGATAGAAGAGATTTTTTCTGAAGTTAAAAAAGAATTTGTTTGGGTTAATGATATTCAGATTTCCTTTAATTATTCGGAAAATATGTCGGTTTTCACGGATAAAGAATATATGAAAACGATTCTTAGGAATCTCATCAATAACAGTATTAAAGTATTGCAAGGAAAATCAGAAGCTCAAATTGTTTGTAAAGCTTGGGAAGAAAGTAACGAAAGTTTTATAGAAATATCAGATAATGGAGGAGGAGCGAATATTGAAAAATTCAGAGCGTTGTATGATGATCATACAAGTATTGGAATCAAAAAAGGTTTGGGATTGCACGTGATTCGAGACCTTTGCAAATCTATTAATTGTAATATCGAGGTTAAAAGCAATCAGATAATTGGTGAAACTCAAATCATTTTAAGAATCAAAAAAGCTTAA
- a CDS encoding T9SS type A sorting domain-containing protein — protein MKNKILIQLLILSIVPTGLLKAQKTIASTGITASGSGGSISYTVGQIDYQQKGANAQVMEGVQHAYEIITLAVEDLDNKAKNILLCPNPVKDFLFVDFNNENYQGSNYALFDSQGKLIKKGNLTQQKSELDFSTLPSSVYIIQIFQNNQNIKTFKIIKK, from the coding sequence ATGAAAAATAAAATACTCATTCAGCTTTTGATTCTATCCATTGTTCCAACAGGATTATTGAAAGCGCAAAAGACAATTGCATCAACAGGGATAACCGCCAGCGGAAGTGGTGGCAGCATATCTTATACTGTCGGGCAAATAGATTACCAGCAAAAAGGAGCTAATGCTCAGGTAATGGAAGGCGTACAGCACGCTTATGAAATCATAACTCTTGCTGTAGAAGATTTGGATAACAAAGCAAAGAATATCCTCTTATGTCCAAATCCTGTGAAAGATTTTCTGTTTGTTGATTTCAATAATGAAAATTACCAAGGTTCCAATTATGCCTTATTCGATTCACAAGGAAAATTGATAAAGAAAGGAAATCTTACCCAACAAAAATCTGAACTAGACTTCTCTACTTTGCCTTCTTCTGTTTATATCATTCAGATTTTCCAGAACAACCAAAACATCAAAACATTTAAAATCATCAAAAAATAA
- a CDS encoding beta strand repeat-containing protein, with product MKKIVLIAAFALGTYMVSAQAPEKMSYQAIIRNNTGQLLTNQNVAVRVSVLQGSAAGTSVYSERITGTTNVNGLVSMEIGSGTVLSGTFNTINWGGNSYYLKTETDPTGGTNYTITGTSQLLSVPYALYAKSSGGGGGGSLTIPYTNTVTNASDLFTLSNNGDGSSIVGQNSTTTSSISAIRGEVTNTAPGGFSSAVKGINNGTGGLGIGVWGSQAGSGWGVYGVTPNGLGVYGNSSANGTGVYANSNSGTGLTATSTNGIPASISIFNNANNNNVLNASTVGSGDVINISTTGNGNGVKASSTGGTGVDTSTSAQTAAGVIGRNSGAGEAVVGLANSDIAGAVVGRNDGGGYGVRGFVATNTSNTGIGVYGQVGISGSTGRAGKFENFNQSNTEANILEVESNSNGNIPDNTLGNASSFLLDNTNSVGAAVRAEVNTIFGNFGASGVFGVSSGTGGRAGLFYASNPAGNGAALIALTDGNGNAITANAGKDGNAMEANIDGAGTAMYGWVPSFGTGRAARFENFNEDNDNSVVNVKTIGNGAGGNFLVDNTQGTSPAVVGEVNSIFSNFGTAGIYGKSSGTGGFAGLFYSSNPSGNAPGVLALTEGSGNGVTANAGGTGDGIEASADGAGNAISGFTPNFGTGKAGRFANYNNSNGQPTVHITTTGTGSTLLINHTGASGNLATFQSGSANVARINKAGRGFFNGGTQNSGADIAEAFDVEGHISQYETGDILVISTDSDRTVEKSSAPYSNLVAGVYATKPGVLLTEENIDTDISDKVPMGVIGVIPTKVCLEGGAIKRGDLLVTSSIAGVAMKADIDKVKVGQVLGKALQSYDGKDIGKINVLISIK from the coding sequence ATGAAAAAAATTGTATTAATTGCAGCGTTTGCCTTGGGAACTTATATGGTTTCTGCACAAGCTCCTGAAAAAATGAGCTATCAGGCAATTATTAGAAATAATACTGGGCAACTTCTGACAAATCAAAATGTTGCTGTACGAGTAAGCGTTTTACAAGGCTCAGCAGCAGGAACATCTGTTTATTCCGAAAGAATCACGGGAACGACTAATGTTAATGGTTTGGTAAGTATGGAAATAGGTTCAGGAACAGTTCTCAGTGGAACATTCAACACCATCAACTGGGGCGGAAATTCCTATTATCTTAAAACTGAAACCGATCCAACTGGAGGAACTAATTACACGATTACAGGAACGAGTCAATTGTTAAGTGTCCCTTACGCATTATATGCAAAATCTTCTGGCGGAGGTGGTGGCGGTAGTTTAACAATACCTTATACCAACACAGTAACCAATGCTTCCGATCTTTTTACTTTATCCAATAATGGTGACGGAAGCTCTATTGTAGGACAAAACTCTACAACGACATCCAGCATCTCTGCTATAAGAGGAGAAGTTACAAACACAGCTCCAGGCGGTTTTTCTTCAGCAGTAAAAGGTATCAATAATGGTACCGGCGGCTTAGGAATTGGTGTTTGGGGATCTCAGGCAGGTTCCGGTTGGGGAGTTTATGGTGTGACACCAAATGGTTTGGGTGTTTATGGTAACTCATCAGCCAATGGGACTGGAGTTTATGCCAATAGCAATTCTGGCACAGGTCTTACAGCAACCAGTACTAACGGAATTCCTGCAAGTATTTCCATATTTAATAATGCCAATAACAATAATGTTTTGAATGCATCTACAGTTGGTAGCGGAGATGTTATCAATATTAGTACAACTGGAAACGGAAACGGAGTAAAAGCTTCAAGTACAGGAGGAACTGGTGTAGATACCTCTACCAGTGCTCAAACAGCAGCCGGAGTAATTGGACGTAATTCCGGAGCTGGTGAAGCGGTTGTAGGTTTAGCCAATAGCGATATTGCAGGTGCAGTTGTGGGAAGAAATGATGGCGGAGGTTATGGAGTGCGAGGATTTGTTGCAACTAACACATCCAATACAGGTATTGGAGTGTATGGTCAAGTTGGAATAAGTGGCAGTACTGGTAGAGCCGGAAAATTTGAAAATTTTAATCAAAGTAATACAGAAGCTAATATCTTAGAAGTCGAAAGTAATTCTAACGGAAATATTCCAGATAATACATTGGGTAATGCATCATCTTTTCTTTTAGATAATACAAATAGTGTGGGTGCTGCAGTAAGAGCAGAAGTCAATACTATTTTTGGAAACTTTGGAGCTTCAGGTGTTTTTGGAGTATCATCCGGAACTGGTGGTAGAGCAGGTTTATTTTACGCTTCCAATCCGGCAGGAAATGGCGCTGCGTTAATTGCTTTAACAGATGGGAATGGTAATGCCATTACTGCCAACGCAGGTAAAGATGGCAATGCTATGGAAGCCAACATAGATGGTGCTGGAACTGCAATGTATGGATGGGTTCCTTCATTTGGAACAGGACGCGCAGCGAGATTTGAAAATTTCAATGAAGATAATGACAATTCCGTGGTTAATGTAAAGACTATTGGAAATGGGGCTGGCGGAAATTTTTTGGTAGACAACACACAAGGTACATCTCCTGCAGTTGTTGGTGAAGTAAATTCTATTTTCTCCAATTTTGGCACCGCAGGAATCTATGGAAAATCATCTGGAACAGGTGGATTTGCTGGATTATTTTATTCCAGTAATCCTTCTGGAAATGCCCCTGGCGTTTTAGCCCTTACAGAGGGAAGTGGCAATGGAGTTACAGCAAACGCAGGAGGAACCGGAGATGGTATAGAAGCAAGTGCGGATGGCGCAGGAAATGCAATATCAGGATTCACGCCTAACTTCGGAACAGGAAAAGCAGGAAGATTTGCTAATTATAACAACTCCAATGGACAACCTACTGTACATATTACCACAACAGGAACTGGATCAACTCTCTTGATCAATCATACTGGGGCGTCTGGAAATCTTGCTACATTCCAAAGCGGTAGTGCCAATGTAGCCCGGATCAATAAAGCCGGAAGAGGTTTCTTCAATGGAGGAACTCAAAATAGTGGAGCTGATATTGCCGAAGCATTTGATGTAGAAGGTCATATTTCACAATATGAAACTGGTGATATTTTGGTAATTTCTACCGATTCTGATAGAACTGTAGAAAAATCTTCAGCACCTTATTCTAACCTAGTTGCTGGTGTTTATGCTACAAAACCTGGTGTACTTTTGACGGAAGAAAATATTGACACAGATATTTCT